The Bacillota bacterium genomic sequence TGGGCCGCCTTGAGCGCATAGCCAGCGCCCTTTCAGAGGGACTCGACCCCGGTCCCTCTCAGATGTTGCCCACTCGCTATAGACTTGACGGTCGACCAGAGGACGACAGCTGGCCCAATTTCCAACTGGATGGCTACGGCACGTGGCTCTGGGGCCTTTGCGAGCACGTCGGGATGACCGGTGAACCTGGTTTCATTTCAGAGATGAGCGCCGCGGTTGACCTTACTGTAAGGTATCTCTCACTCGTGTGGCAGCTGCCCAACTACGACTGCTGGGAAGAGTTTGGTGACCGGGTCCATCCTGCGACGCTTGCCTGCCTCTACGGAGGTCTTACAGCAATCAACCGCTACCTGCGGAGAGACGATGTTTCTGCGCTTGCAGGGCGAATTCGGAGCTTCGTATTGACGCATGGCACGTCGGGCGGGAGGTTTGTGAAGTCCGTAGGGCACGGTGGCGTAGACGCCAGTCTGATCTGGCTTGCGGTGCCGTTCGCGGTTGTGGAGCCCCAGAACCCCCTGATGGTTTCGACGGTGCAGGAAATCGAGAGAAAGCTTCACCATCAAGGAGTTCACAGGTATCCTGAAGATACTTACTATGG encodes the following:
- a CDS encoding glycoside hydrolase family 15 protein, producing MRSASIDIIRRFQSDTGAYVACPNFETYRFCWLRDGAFIAYAMDRVGEHRSARKFYRWVASTLESQVGRLERIASALSEGLDPGPSQMLPTRYRLDGRPEDDSWPNFQLDGYGTWLWGLCEHVGMTGEPGFISEMSAAVDLTVRYLSLVWQLPNYDCWEEFGDRVHPATLACLYGGLTAINRYLRRDDVSALAGRIRSFVLTHGTSGGRFVKSVGHGGVDASLIWLAVPFAVVEPQNPLMVSTVQEIERKLHHQGVHRYPEDTYYGGGEWPLLTSWLGWYYCRAGRPEAALPLLEWVESCASPSGELPEQVSTHVNAPEYLPKWQKRWGPVATPLLWSHAMYLVLHQELAAAPASEPWPGREGVRAPNSGGRISSTP